A single Patagioenas fasciata isolate bPatFas1 chromosome 29, bPatFas1.hap1, whole genome shotgun sequence DNA region contains:
- the CHRNB1 gene encoding acetylcholine receptor subunit beta isoform X2, producing MAPPGAFAAALLVLGGLAAGGPEGPPPPSPSGAAPPPAPPPAERLLRALLSRYRAGVRPAGPGGRVLVGVGLELAQLVSLDEKHEELTTRVYLHLSWQDPRLRWDPPQFGGVGLLRVPPQDLWLPDLGLHNNNDGGFGVSLGVRAVVTPDGTVRWRPPALYRSHCPIRNCSLVFRSGSYGPAELGLRLGGGDPRAPPGDPRALLPDAFQAFAQELRLARGLCMRMWFCTRDLHKDGSFDSGICTRTGLRTLYLHNENSQWQLCHRSGRHHAGLHEDVTFYLVLRRKPLFYIVNVLVPCVLLTLLAVSVFYLPPDAGEKMTLSLFALLTLTVFLLLTADKVPATSLALPLLGRYLTGALVLLTLCVALSVTALGLHHRPPRGRALPAWAHALLLQRLPPLLGLHPPAAPPPPPRPPAPPPRAGGGGGRGSVLPAAAAARGPAPRAGPAPPGPAPPPRAARGGRGRDVNRAGAAGAARAAGAAGRLARGGRGPGPALPVGVPAAHGRLRPGDGVGRRAAPAAPPALPVAGRRVPPGRRGPSRTPGSLPDAWVPPGRLGPFPNSWVPPGRLGPFLNTWVLPLTPGSPLKSWVPSRTLGSLPKLLGPFPNSWVPPKLLGPSQTPGSLPKHLRPSLNSWVPSRTPGSPLNSWVLPLTPGSPPKHLGPPRMPGSPPELLGPSQTPGSPRNSRVPSRMPGSPFNSWVPPGRLGPFLNTWVLPLTPGSPLKSWVPSRTPGSLPKLLGPFPNSWVPPKLLGPFLNTCVLPLTPGSPPGLLGPP from the exons CGGAGGGgccgccccccccctccccgtccggcgccgcccctccccccgcccctccccccgccgagCGGCTGCTGCGCGCGCTGCTGTCCCGGTACCGCGCGGGGGTCCGGCCCGCGGGCCCGGGGGGGCGCGTCCTGGTGGGGGTGGGGCTGGAGCTCGCGCAGCTCGTCAGCCTG gacgAGAAGCACGAGGAGCTGACCACGCGGGTTTACCTGCACCTG AGCTGGCAGGACCCGCGGCTgcgctgggaccccccccagttcGGGGGGGTGGGGCTGCTCAGGGTGCCCCCCCAGGACCTGTGGCTGCCGGACCTGGGGCTGCACAACAA CAATGACGGGGGTttcggggtgtccctgggggtccgCGCCGTTGTCACCCCCGATGGGACCGTTCGCTGGCGCCCCCCCGCGCTCTACAGGAGCCACTGCCCCATCCGG AACTGCTCCCTCGTGTTCCGCTCGGGCTCCTACGGCCCCGCGGAGCTGGGGCTGCGCCTGGGGGGGGGCGACCCCCGCgcgccccccggggacccccgcgCGCTGCTGCCCGACGCCTTCCAGG CATTTGCACAAGAACTGAGGCTTGCACGTGGGCTTTGCATGAGGATGTGGTTTTGCACGCGGGATTTGCACAAGGATGGCAGTTTCGACAGTGGGATTTGCACAAGGACAGGGCTTCGCACGCTGTATTTGCACAATG AGAACAGCCAATGGCAGCTGTGCCACCGGTCGGGGCGGCACCACGCGGGCTTGCACGAGGACGTCACGTTCTACCTGGTGCTGCGGCGCAAGCCGCTGTTCTACATCGTGAACGTGCTGGTGCCCTGCGTGCTGCTCACGCTGCTCGCCGTCAGCGTCTTCTACCTGCCCCCCGACGCCG GGGAGAAGATGACGCTGTCGCTGTTCGCCCTGCTGACCTTGACCGTGTTCCTGCTGCTCACGGCCGACAAGGTCCCGGCCACGTCGCTGGCGCTGCCGCTGCTCGGCCGCTACCTCACGGGGGCGCTGGTGCTGCTCACGCTCTGCGTGGCGCTGAGCGTCACCGCGCTGGGGCTGCACCACCGGCCCCCCCGCGGCCGCGCGCTGCCCGCCTGGGCGCACGCG ctgctgctccagcgcCTCCCCCCGCTGCTGGGGCTGCACCCGccggccgccccgccccccccgccccgcccccctgccccgcccccccgcgcggggggagggggggggaggggatcaGTACTTCCTGCGGCGGCCGCTGCCcggggccccgccccccgcgccggccccgccccccccggccccgcccctcccccccgagCTGCGCGCGGCGGCCGCGGCCGTGACGTCAATCGCGCGGGGGCTGCGGGAGCAGCGCGAGCAGCAGGAG CTGCAGGCCGGCTGGCGCGCGGCGGCCGTGGCCCTGGACCGGCTCTTCCTGTGGGCGTTCCTGCTGCTCACGGGCGCCTGCGCCCTGGGGACGGCGTTGGACGCCGCGCTGCACCGGCCGCCCCCCCAGCCCTTCCCGTAGCCGGGCgccgggtccctcccggacgccggggtccctcccggacgcctgggtccctcccagacgcctgggtccctcccggacgcctgggtcccttcccaaactcctgggtccctcccggacgcctgggtcccttcctaaacacctgggtccttcccttaactcctgggtccccattgaagtcctgggtcccttcccggacgcttgggtcccttcccaaactcctgggtcccttcccaaactcctgggtccctcccaaactcctgggtccctcccaaactcctgggtcccttcctaaaCAC CTGCGTCCttcccttaactcctgggtcccctcccggactcctgggtcccccctgaactcctgggtccttcccttaactcctgggtcccctcccaaacacctgggtcccccccggatgcctgggtcccctcctgaactcctgggtccctcccaaacccctgggtccccccggaactcccgggtcccttcccggatgcctgggtccccgtttaactcctgggtccctcccggacgcctgggtcccttcctaaacacctgggtccttcccttaactcctgggtccccattgaagtcctgggtcccttcccggacgcctgggtcccttcccaaactcctgggtcccttcccaaactcctgggtccctcccaaactcctgggtcccttcctaaaCACCTGCGTCCttcccttaactcctgggtcccctcccggactcctgggtcccccctga
- the CHRNB1 gene encoding acetylcholine receptor subunit beta isoform X1, whose amino-acid sequence MAPPGAFAAALLVLGGLAAGGPEGPPPPSPSGAAPPPAPPPAERLLRALLSRYRAGVRPAGPGGRVLVGVGLELAQLVSLDEKHEELTTRVYLHLSWQDPRLRWDPPQFGGVGLLRVPPQDLWLPDLGLHNNNDGGFGVSLGVRAVVTPDGTVRWRPPALYRSHCPIRVSHFPFDWQNCSLVFRSGSYGPAELGLRLGGGDPRAPPGDPRALLPDAFQAFAQELRLARGLCMRMWFCTRDLHKDGSFDSGICTRTGLRTLYLHNENSQWQLCHRSGRHHAGLHEDVTFYLVLRRKPLFYIVNVLVPCVLLTLLAVSVFYLPPDAGEKMTLSLFALLTLTVFLLLTADKVPATSLALPLLGRYLTGALVLLTLCVALSVTALGLHHRPPRGRALPAWAHALLLQRLPPLLGLHPPAAPPPPPRPPAPPPRAGGGGGRGSVLPAAAAARGPAPRAGPAPPGPAPPPRAARGGRGRDVNRAGAAGAARAAGAAGRLARGGRGPGPALPVGVPAAHGRLRPGDGVGRRAAPAAPPALPVAGRRVPPGRRGPSRTPGSLPDAWVPPGRLGPFPNSWVPPGRLGPFLNTWVLPLTPGSPLKSWVPSRTLGSLPKLLGPFPNSWVPPKLLGPSQTPGSLPKHLRPSLNSWVPSRTPGSPLNSWVLPLTPGSPPKHLGPPRMPGSPPELLGPSQTPGSPRNSRVPSRMPGSPFNSWVPPGRLGPFLNTWVLPLTPGSPLKSWVPSRTPGSLPKLLGPFPNSWVPPKLLGPFLNTCVLPLTPGSPPGLLGPP is encoded by the exons CGGAGGGgccgccccccccctccccgtccggcgccgcccctccccccgcccctccccccgccgagCGGCTGCTGCGCGCGCTGCTGTCCCGGTACCGCGCGGGGGTCCGGCCCGCGGGCCCGGGGGGGCGCGTCCTGGTGGGGGTGGGGCTGGAGCTCGCGCAGCTCGTCAGCCTG gacgAGAAGCACGAGGAGCTGACCACGCGGGTTTACCTGCACCTG AGCTGGCAGGACCCGCGGCTgcgctgggaccccccccagttcGGGGGGGTGGGGCTGCTCAGGGTGCCCCCCCAGGACCTGTGGCTGCCGGACCTGGGGCTGCACAACAA CAATGACGGGGGTttcggggtgtccctgggggtccgCGCCGTTGTCACCCCCGATGGGACCGTTCGCTGGCGCCCCCCCGCGCTCTACAGGAGCCACTGCCCCATCCGG GTCTCGCACTTCCCGTTCGACTGGCAGAACTGCTCCCTCGTGTTCCGCTCGGGCTCCTACGGCCCCGCGGAGCTGGGGCTGCGCCTGGGGGGGGGCGACCCCCGCgcgccccccggggacccccgcgCGCTGCTGCCCGACGCCTTCCAGG CATTTGCACAAGAACTGAGGCTTGCACGTGGGCTTTGCATGAGGATGTGGTTTTGCACGCGGGATTTGCACAAGGATGGCAGTTTCGACAGTGGGATTTGCACAAGGACAGGGCTTCGCACGCTGTATTTGCACAATG AGAACAGCCAATGGCAGCTGTGCCACCGGTCGGGGCGGCACCACGCGGGCTTGCACGAGGACGTCACGTTCTACCTGGTGCTGCGGCGCAAGCCGCTGTTCTACATCGTGAACGTGCTGGTGCCCTGCGTGCTGCTCACGCTGCTCGCCGTCAGCGTCTTCTACCTGCCCCCCGACGCCG GGGAGAAGATGACGCTGTCGCTGTTCGCCCTGCTGACCTTGACCGTGTTCCTGCTGCTCACGGCCGACAAGGTCCCGGCCACGTCGCTGGCGCTGCCGCTGCTCGGCCGCTACCTCACGGGGGCGCTGGTGCTGCTCACGCTCTGCGTGGCGCTGAGCGTCACCGCGCTGGGGCTGCACCACCGGCCCCCCCGCGGCCGCGCGCTGCCCGCCTGGGCGCACGCG ctgctgctccagcgcCTCCCCCCGCTGCTGGGGCTGCACCCGccggccgccccgccccccccgccccgcccccctgccccgcccccccgcgcggggggagggggggggaggggatcaGTACTTCCTGCGGCGGCCGCTGCCcggggccccgccccccgcgccggccccgccccccccggccccgcccctcccccccgagCTGCGCGCGGCGGCCGCGGCCGTGACGTCAATCGCGCGGGGGCTGCGGGAGCAGCGCGAGCAGCAGGAG CTGCAGGCCGGCTGGCGCGCGGCGGCCGTGGCCCTGGACCGGCTCTTCCTGTGGGCGTTCCTGCTGCTCACGGGCGCCTGCGCCCTGGGGACGGCGTTGGACGCCGCGCTGCACCGGCCGCCCCCCCAGCCCTTCCCGTAGCCGGGCgccgggtccctcccggacgccggggtccctcccggacgcctgggtccctcccagacgcctgggtccctcccggacgcctgggtcccttcccaaactcctgggtccctcccggacgcctgggtcccttcctaaacacctgggtccttcccttaactcctgggtccccattgaagtcctgggtcccttcccggacgcttgggtcccttcccaaactcctgggtcccttcccaaactcctgggtccctcccaaactcctgggtccctcccaaactcctgggtcccttcctaaaCAC CTGCGTCCttcccttaactcctgggtcccctcccggactcctgggtcccccctgaactcctgggtccttcccttaactcctgggtcccctcccaaacacctgggtcccccccggatgcctgggtcccctcctgaactcctgggtccctcccaaacccctgggtccccccggaactcccgggtcccttcccggatgcctgggtccccgtttaactcctgggtccctcccggacgcctgggtcccttcctaaacacctgggtccttcccttaactcctgggtccccattgaagtcctgggtcccttcccggacgcctgggtcccttcccaaactcctgggtcccttcccaaactcctgggtccctcccaaactcctgggtcccttcctaaaCACCTGCGTCCttcccttaactcctgggtcccctcccggactcctgggtcccccctga
- the CHRNB1 gene encoding acetylcholine receptor subunit beta isoform X4, with amino-acid sequence MAPPGAFAAALLVLGGLAAGGPEGPPPPSPSGAAPPPAPPPAERLLRALLSRYRAGVRPAGPGGRVLVGVGLELAQLVSLDEKHEELTTRVYLHLSWQDPRLRWDPPQFGGVGLLRVPPQDLWLPDLGLHNNNDGGFGVSLGVRAVVTPDGTVRWRPPALYRSHCPIRNCSLVFRSGSYGPAELGLRLGGGDPRAPPGDPRALLPDAFQENSQWQLCHRSGRHHAGLHEDVTFYLVLRRKPLFYIVNVLVPCVLLTLLAVSVFYLPPDAGEKMTLSLFALLTLTVFLLLTADKVPATSLALPLLGRYLTGALVLLTLCVALSVTALGLHHRPPRGRALPAWAHALLLQRLPPLLGLHPPAAPPPPPRPPAPPPRAGGGGGRGSVLPAAAAARGPAPRAGPAPPGPAPPPRAARGGRGRDVNRAGAAGAARAAGAAGRLARGGRGPGPALPVGVPAAHGRLRPGDGVGRRAAPAAPPALPVAGRRVPPGRRGPSRTPGSLPDAWVPPGRLGPFPNSWVPPGRLGPFLNTWVLPLTPGSPLKSWVPSRTLGSLPKLLGPFPNSWVPPKLLGPSQTPGSLPKHLRPSLNSWVPSRTPGSPLNSWVLPLTPGSPPKHLGPPRMPGSPPELLGPSQTPGSPRNSRVPSRMPGSPFNSWVPPGRLGPFLNTWVLPLTPGSPLKSWVPSRTPGSLPKLLGPFPNSWVPPKLLGPFLNTCVLPLTPGSPPGLLGPP; translated from the exons CGGAGGGgccgccccccccctccccgtccggcgccgcccctccccccgcccctccccccgccgagCGGCTGCTGCGCGCGCTGCTGTCCCGGTACCGCGCGGGGGTCCGGCCCGCGGGCCCGGGGGGGCGCGTCCTGGTGGGGGTGGGGCTGGAGCTCGCGCAGCTCGTCAGCCTG gacgAGAAGCACGAGGAGCTGACCACGCGGGTTTACCTGCACCTG AGCTGGCAGGACCCGCGGCTgcgctgggaccccccccagttcGGGGGGGTGGGGCTGCTCAGGGTGCCCCCCCAGGACCTGTGGCTGCCGGACCTGGGGCTGCACAACAA CAATGACGGGGGTttcggggtgtccctgggggtccgCGCCGTTGTCACCCCCGATGGGACCGTTCGCTGGCGCCCCCCCGCGCTCTACAGGAGCCACTGCCCCATCCGG AACTGCTCCCTCGTGTTCCGCTCGGGCTCCTACGGCCCCGCGGAGCTGGGGCTGCGCCTGGGGGGGGGCGACCCCCGCgcgccccccggggacccccgcgCGCTGCTGCCCGACGCCTTCCAGG AGAACAGCCAATGGCAGCTGTGCCACCGGTCGGGGCGGCACCACGCGGGCTTGCACGAGGACGTCACGTTCTACCTGGTGCTGCGGCGCAAGCCGCTGTTCTACATCGTGAACGTGCTGGTGCCCTGCGTGCTGCTCACGCTGCTCGCCGTCAGCGTCTTCTACCTGCCCCCCGACGCCG GGGAGAAGATGACGCTGTCGCTGTTCGCCCTGCTGACCTTGACCGTGTTCCTGCTGCTCACGGCCGACAAGGTCCCGGCCACGTCGCTGGCGCTGCCGCTGCTCGGCCGCTACCTCACGGGGGCGCTGGTGCTGCTCACGCTCTGCGTGGCGCTGAGCGTCACCGCGCTGGGGCTGCACCACCGGCCCCCCCGCGGCCGCGCGCTGCCCGCCTGGGCGCACGCG ctgctgctccagcgcCTCCCCCCGCTGCTGGGGCTGCACCCGccggccgccccgccccccccgccccgcccccctgccccgcccccccgcgcggggggagggggggggaggggatcaGTACTTCCTGCGGCGGCCGCTGCCcggggccccgccccccgcgccggccccgccccccccggccccgcccctcccccccgagCTGCGCGCGGCGGCCGCGGCCGTGACGTCAATCGCGCGGGGGCTGCGGGAGCAGCGCGAGCAGCAGGAG CTGCAGGCCGGCTGGCGCGCGGCGGCCGTGGCCCTGGACCGGCTCTTCCTGTGGGCGTTCCTGCTGCTCACGGGCGCCTGCGCCCTGGGGACGGCGTTGGACGCCGCGCTGCACCGGCCGCCCCCCCAGCCCTTCCCGTAGCCGGGCgccgggtccctcccggacgccggggtccctcccggacgcctgggtccctcccagacgcctgggtccctcccggacgcctgggtcccttcccaaactcctgggtccctcccggacgcctgggtcccttcctaaacacctgggtccttcccttaactcctgggtccccattgaagtcctgggtcccttcccggacgcttgggtcccttcccaaactcctgggtcccttcccaaactcctgggtccctcccaaactcctgggtccctcccaaactcctgggtcccttcctaaaCAC CTGCGTCCttcccttaactcctgggtcccctcccggactcctgggtcccccctgaactcctgggtccttcccttaactcctgggtcccctcccaaacacctgggtcccccccggatgcctgggtcccctcctgaactcctgggtccctcccaaacccctgggtccccccggaactcccgggtcccttcccggatgcctgggtccccgtttaactcctgggtccctcccggacgcctgggtcccttcctaaacacctgggtccttcccttaactcctgggtccccattgaagtcctgggtcccttcccggacgcctgggtcccttcccaaactcctgggtcccttcccaaactcctgggtccctcccaaactcctgggtcccttcctaaaCACCTGCGTCCttcccttaactcctgggtcccctcccggactcctgggtcccccctga
- the CHRNB1 gene encoding acetylcholine receptor subunit beta isoform X3: MAPPGAFAAALLVLGGLAAGGPEGPPPPSPSGAAPPPAPPPAERLLRALLSRYRAGVRPAGPGGRVLVGVGLELAQLVSLDEKHEELTTRVYLHLSWQDPRLRWDPPQFGGVGLLRVPPQDLWLPDLGLHNNNDGGFGVSLGVRAVVTPDGTVRWRPPALYRSHCPIRVSHFPFDWQNCSLVFRSGSYGPAELGLRLGGGDPRAPPGDPRALLPDAFQENSQWQLCHRSGRHHAGLHEDVTFYLVLRRKPLFYIVNVLVPCVLLTLLAVSVFYLPPDAGEKMTLSLFALLTLTVFLLLTADKVPATSLALPLLGRYLTGALVLLTLCVALSVTALGLHHRPPRGRALPAWAHALLLQRLPPLLGLHPPAAPPPPPRPPAPPPRAGGGGGRGSVLPAAAAARGPAPRAGPAPPGPAPPPRAARGGRGRDVNRAGAAGAARAAGAAGRLARGGRGPGPALPVGVPAAHGRLRPGDGVGRRAAPAAPPALPVAGRRVPPGRRGPSRTPGSLPDAWVPPGRLGPFPNSWVPPGRLGPFLNTWVLPLTPGSPLKSWVPSRTLGSLPKLLGPFPNSWVPPKLLGPSQTPGSLPKHLRPSLNSWVPSRTPGSPLNSWVLPLTPGSPPKHLGPPRMPGSPPELLGPSQTPGSPRNSRVPSRMPGSPFNSWVPPGRLGPFLNTWVLPLTPGSPLKSWVPSRTPGSLPKLLGPFPNSWVPPKLLGPFLNTCVLPLTPGSPPGLLGPP; the protein is encoded by the exons CGGAGGGgccgccccccccctccccgtccggcgccgcccctccccccgcccctccccccgccgagCGGCTGCTGCGCGCGCTGCTGTCCCGGTACCGCGCGGGGGTCCGGCCCGCGGGCCCGGGGGGGCGCGTCCTGGTGGGGGTGGGGCTGGAGCTCGCGCAGCTCGTCAGCCTG gacgAGAAGCACGAGGAGCTGACCACGCGGGTTTACCTGCACCTG AGCTGGCAGGACCCGCGGCTgcgctgggaccccccccagttcGGGGGGGTGGGGCTGCTCAGGGTGCCCCCCCAGGACCTGTGGCTGCCGGACCTGGGGCTGCACAACAA CAATGACGGGGGTttcggggtgtccctgggggtccgCGCCGTTGTCACCCCCGATGGGACCGTTCGCTGGCGCCCCCCCGCGCTCTACAGGAGCCACTGCCCCATCCGG GTCTCGCACTTCCCGTTCGACTGGCAGAACTGCTCCCTCGTGTTCCGCTCGGGCTCCTACGGCCCCGCGGAGCTGGGGCTGCGCCTGGGGGGGGGCGACCCCCGCgcgccccccggggacccccgcgCGCTGCTGCCCGACGCCTTCCAGG AGAACAGCCAATGGCAGCTGTGCCACCGGTCGGGGCGGCACCACGCGGGCTTGCACGAGGACGTCACGTTCTACCTGGTGCTGCGGCGCAAGCCGCTGTTCTACATCGTGAACGTGCTGGTGCCCTGCGTGCTGCTCACGCTGCTCGCCGTCAGCGTCTTCTACCTGCCCCCCGACGCCG GGGAGAAGATGACGCTGTCGCTGTTCGCCCTGCTGACCTTGACCGTGTTCCTGCTGCTCACGGCCGACAAGGTCCCGGCCACGTCGCTGGCGCTGCCGCTGCTCGGCCGCTACCTCACGGGGGCGCTGGTGCTGCTCACGCTCTGCGTGGCGCTGAGCGTCACCGCGCTGGGGCTGCACCACCGGCCCCCCCGCGGCCGCGCGCTGCCCGCCTGGGCGCACGCG ctgctgctccagcgcCTCCCCCCGCTGCTGGGGCTGCACCCGccggccgccccgccccccccgccccgcccccctgccccgcccccccgcgcggggggagggggggggaggggatcaGTACTTCCTGCGGCGGCCGCTGCCcggggccccgccccccgcgccggccccgccccccccggccccgcccctcccccccgagCTGCGCGCGGCGGCCGCGGCCGTGACGTCAATCGCGCGGGGGCTGCGGGAGCAGCGCGAGCAGCAGGAG CTGCAGGCCGGCTGGCGCGCGGCGGCCGTGGCCCTGGACCGGCTCTTCCTGTGGGCGTTCCTGCTGCTCACGGGCGCCTGCGCCCTGGGGACGGCGTTGGACGCCGCGCTGCACCGGCCGCCCCCCCAGCCCTTCCCGTAGCCGGGCgccgggtccctcccggacgccggggtccctcccggacgcctgggtccctcccagacgcctgggtccctcccggacgcctgggtcccttcccaaactcctgggtccctcccggacgcctgggtcccttcctaaacacctgggtccttcccttaactcctgggtccccattgaagtcctgggtcccttcccggacgcttgggtcccttcccaaactcctgggtcccttcccaaactcctgggtccctcccaaactcctgggtccctcccaaactcctgggtcccttcctaaaCAC CTGCGTCCttcccttaactcctgggtcccctcccggactcctgggtcccccctgaactcctgggtccttcccttaactcctgggtcccctcccaaacacctgggtcccccccggatgcctgggtcccctcctgaactcctgggtccctcccaaacccctgggtccccccggaactcccgggtcccttcccggatgcctgggtccccgtttaactcctgggtccctcccggacgcctgggtcccttcctaaacacctgggtccttcccttaactcctgggtccccattgaagtcctgggtcccttcccggacgcctgggtcccttcccaaactcctgggtcccttcccaaactcctgggtccctcccaaactcctgggtcccttcctaaaCACCTGCGTCCttcccttaactcctgggtcccctcccggactcctgggtcccccctga
- the CHRNB1 gene encoding acetylcholine receptor subunit beta isoform X5: protein MAPPGAFAAALLVLGGLAAGGPEGPPPPSPSGAAPPPAPPPAERLLRALLSRYRAGVRPAGPGGRVLVGVGLELAQLVSLDEKHEELTTRVYLHLSWQDPRLRWDPPQFGGVGLLRVPPQDLWLPDLGLHNNNDGGFGVSLGVRAVVTPDGTVRWRPPALYRSHCPIRVSHFPFDWQNCSLVFRSGSYGPAELGLRLGGGDPRAPPGDPRALLPDAFQAFAQELRLARGLCMRMWFCTRDLHKDGSFDSGICTRTGLRTLYLHNENSQWQLCHRSGRHHAGLHEDVTFYLVLRRKPLFYIVNVLVPCVLLTLLAVSVFYLPPDAGEKMTLSLFALLTLTVFLLLTADKVPATSLALPLLGRYLTGALVLLTLCVALSVTALGLHHRPPRGRALPAWAHALLLQRLPPLLGLHPPAAPPPPPRPPAPPPRAGGGGGRGSVLPAAAAARGPAPRAGPAPPGPAPPPRAARGGRGRDVNRAGAAGAARAAGAAGRLARGGRGPGPALPVGVPAAHGRLRPGDGVGRRAAPAAPPALPVAGRRVPPGRRGPSRTPGSLPDAWVPPGRLGPFPNSWVPPGRLGPFLNTWVLPLTPGSPLKSWVPSRTLGSLPKLLGPFPNSWVPPKLLGPFLNTCVLPLTPGSPPGLLGPP, encoded by the exons CGGAGGGgccgccccccccctccccgtccggcgccgcccctccccccgcccctccccccgccgagCGGCTGCTGCGCGCGCTGCTGTCCCGGTACCGCGCGGGGGTCCGGCCCGCGGGCCCGGGGGGGCGCGTCCTGGTGGGGGTGGGGCTGGAGCTCGCGCAGCTCGTCAGCCTG gacgAGAAGCACGAGGAGCTGACCACGCGGGTTTACCTGCACCTG AGCTGGCAGGACCCGCGGCTgcgctgggaccccccccagttcGGGGGGGTGGGGCTGCTCAGGGTGCCCCCCCAGGACCTGTGGCTGCCGGACCTGGGGCTGCACAACAA CAATGACGGGGGTttcggggtgtccctgggggtccgCGCCGTTGTCACCCCCGATGGGACCGTTCGCTGGCGCCCCCCCGCGCTCTACAGGAGCCACTGCCCCATCCGG GTCTCGCACTTCCCGTTCGACTGGCAGAACTGCTCCCTCGTGTTCCGCTCGGGCTCCTACGGCCCCGCGGAGCTGGGGCTGCGCCTGGGGGGGGGCGACCCCCGCgcgccccccggggacccccgcgCGCTGCTGCCCGACGCCTTCCAGG CATTTGCACAAGAACTGAGGCTTGCACGTGGGCTTTGCATGAGGATGTGGTTTTGCACGCGGGATTTGCACAAGGATGGCAGTTTCGACAGTGGGATTTGCACAAGGACAGGGCTTCGCACGCTGTATTTGCACAATG AGAACAGCCAATGGCAGCTGTGCCACCGGTCGGGGCGGCACCACGCGGGCTTGCACGAGGACGTCACGTTCTACCTGGTGCTGCGGCGCAAGCCGCTGTTCTACATCGTGAACGTGCTGGTGCCCTGCGTGCTGCTCACGCTGCTCGCCGTCAGCGTCTTCTACCTGCCCCCCGACGCCG GGGAGAAGATGACGCTGTCGCTGTTCGCCCTGCTGACCTTGACCGTGTTCCTGCTGCTCACGGCCGACAAGGTCCCGGCCACGTCGCTGGCGCTGCCGCTGCTCGGCCGCTACCTCACGGGGGCGCTGGTGCTGCTCACGCTCTGCGTGGCGCTGAGCGTCACCGCGCTGGGGCTGCACCACCGGCCCCCCCGCGGCCGCGCGCTGCCCGCCTGGGCGCACGCG ctgctgctccagcgcCTCCCCCCGCTGCTGGGGCTGCACCCGccggccgccccgccccccccgccccgcccccctgccccgcccccccgcgcggggggagggggggggaggggatcaGTACTTCCTGCGGCGGCCGCTGCCcggggccccgccccccgcgccggccccgccccccccggccccgcccctcccccccgagCTGCGCGCGGCGGCCGCGGCCGTGACGTCAATCGCGCGGGGGCTGCGGGAGCAGCGCGAGCAGCAGGAG CTGCAGGCCGGCTGGCGCGCGGCGGCCGTGGCCCTGGACCGGCTCTTCCTGTGGGCGTTCCTGCTGCTCACGGGCGCCTGCGCCCTGGGGACGGCGTTGGACGCCGCGCTGCACCGGCCGCCCCCCCAGCCCTTCCCGTAGCCGGGCgccgggtccctcccggacgccggggtccctcccggacgcctgggtccctcccagacgcctgggtccctcccggacgcctgggtcccttcccaaactcctgggtccctcccggacgcctgggtcccttcctaaacacctgggtccttcccttaactcctgggtccccattgaagtcctgggtcccttcccggacgcttgggtcccttcccaaactcctgggtcccttcccaaactcctgggtccctcccaaactcctgggtccct tcctaaaCACCTGCGTCCttcccttaactcctgggtcccctcccggactcctgggtcccccctga